Proteins from a genomic interval of Papaver somniferum cultivar HN1 chromosome 4, ASM357369v1, whole genome shotgun sequence:
- the LOC113276506 gene encoding calpain-type cysteine protease DEK1-like isoform X3: MLLELAEPPDPNELYLRQFSRVFRLGLLYSGSLLVLLVYSILYGLTAKESNWLGAVNSAAIIVLDWNLGTCLFGFELFKRRDTALLLLEHFAFFSSALGCIIVMSPLVARRDALQ, from the exons ATGTTGCTTGAATTAGCAGAACCACCTGATCCGAATGAGTTATATCTGCGACAATTCAGTAG GGTTTTTCGTCTTGGACTTCTTTATAGTGGATCACTGCTCGTGCTTCTTGTTTACTCCATCTTGTATGGTTTGACTGCTAAGGAGTCAAATTGGTTGGGGGCCGTTAATTCTGCTGCTATAATTGTTCTTG ATTGGAACTTGGGGACATGCTTGTTTGGGTTTGAGCTTTTTAAGAGGCGTGATACAGCACTTTTGTTGCTGGAACATTTCGCATTTTTCTCATCTGCTTTGGGGTGCATTATTG TTATGAGTCCATTGGTTGCAAGGAGAGATGCCTTACAGTGA
- the LOC113276506 gene encoding uncharacterized protein LOC113276506 isoform X1, producing MGWLYPPYFCFSCSHFFILCNFAEIQRQMDIHSSNLDGIGGDDNDVVNVILWSGGRISDRSGNEPMYSSGLNMFQKVSNSGGHVEMSEGEGGGFCDKQARGCCGSSSCGCIPFGHMNSVPCMLQQARVRLSDILLLGCFLVCRLLL from the exons ATGGGTTGGCTCTACCCTCCATATTTCTGTTTCAGTTGCTCCCACTTCTTCATCTTATGTAACTTTGCGGAGATTCAGAGACAGATGGATATTCATTCATCAAATCTAGACGGGATAG GTGGTGACGACAATGATGTGGTTAATGTAATTTTGTGGTCCGGTGGGAGAATCAGCGATCGGTCAGGCAACGAACCTATGTACAGCAGTGGTTTGAATATGTTCCAAAAGGTGTCGAATTCTGGTGGTCATGTAGAAATGTCAGAAGGTGAGGGTGGTGGATTTTGTGATAAACAAGCTCG GGGCTGTTGTGGTTCATCTTCTTGTGGCTGTATACCTTTTGGGCATATGAATTCTGTGCCGTGTATGTTACAGCAGGCTCGAGTGCGTCTGAGCGATATTCTCCTTCTGGGTTGTTTTTTGGTGTGTCGGCTATTGCTTTAG
- the LOC113276506 gene encoding uncharacterized protein LOC113276506 isoform X2: MDIHSSNLDGIGGDDNDVVNVILWSGGRISDRSGNEPMYSSGLNMFQKVSNSGGHVEMSEGEGGGFCDKQARGCCGSSSCGCIPFGHMNSVPCMLQQARVRLSDILLLGCFLVCRLLL, encoded by the exons ATGGATATTCATTCATCAAATCTAGACGGGATAG GTGGTGACGACAATGATGTGGTTAATGTAATTTTGTGGTCCGGTGGGAGAATCAGCGATCGGTCAGGCAACGAACCTATGTACAGCAGTGGTTTGAATATGTTCCAAAAGGTGTCGAATTCTGGTGGTCATGTAGAAATGTCAGAAGGTGAGGGTGGTGGATTTTGTGATAAACAAGCTCG GGGCTGTTGTGGTTCATCTTCTTGTGGCTGTATACCTTTTGGGCATATGAATTCTGTGCCGTGTATGTTACAGCAGGCTCGAGTGCGTCTGAGCGATATTCTCCTTCTGGGTTGTTTTTTGGTGTGTCGGCTATTGCTTTAG
- the LOC113276506 gene encoding uncharacterized protein LOC113276506 isoform X4 codes for MGWLYPPYFCFSCSHFFILCNFAEIQRQMDIHSSNLDGIGGDDNDVVNVILWSGGRISDRSGNEPMYSSGLNMFQKVSNSGGHVEMSEEERENRERQKKKGEAKRIKS; via the exons ATGGGTTGGCTCTACCCTCCATATTTCTGTTTCAGTTGCTCCCACTTCTTCATCTTATGTAACTTTGCGGAGATTCAGAGACAGATGGATATTCATTCATCAAATCTAGACGGGATAG GTGGTGACGACAATGATGTGGTTAATGTAATTTTGTGGTCCGGTGGGAGAATCAGCGATCGGTCAGGCAACGAACCTATGTACAGCAGTGGTTTGAATATGTTCCAAAAGGTGTCGAATTCTGGTGGTCATGTAGAAATGTCAGAAG AAGAGCGAGAAAACAGAGAGAGgcagaaaaaaaaaggagaagctaAAAGGATCAAAAgttga
- the LOC113273087 gene encoding uncharacterized protein LOC113273087, with product MGNTNLSKDKKNFAWKCLQNAVSTNFKLSKFKSDLSPSCSFGCNEAETIEHLFLHCKYAKFVWATDPYPVVVHFDSTIHFLDVFKEWLEKENPLIPIEIIMTKIWFIWKERCNRVFDNQQQTCQQVALEIQRHLAFWHKEKYLVKSKDLVSGNKGDKIWKFPESLHNKLNLDVAWISSSVPTGFAIIFRNDAGEFTQGRAGPISATTPEEAEALGFLQSAKWARAMKLSDFSMEGDCKNLFDYLKGEPSQITWQNQSIMEEVKDEISFCNNFKGFHFIPRTTNNVADTLAKEARLFRTAINWDANPPSCIQYVLEVDKSNVRVSSTCPVLDVSTGFDVRVTNSQS from the coding sequence ATGGGAAATACAAACCTCTCAAAGGATAAAAAAAATTTTGCTTGGAAATGTCTACAGAATGCAGTTTCAACCAACTTTAAACTTTCTAAGTTTAAAAGTGATCTCTCCCCTTCTTGTTCTTTTGGCTGCAATGAGGCTGAAACAATAGAACATCTGTTTTTACACTGTAAGTATGCAAAATTTGTGTGGGCTACTGACCCTTATCCCGTAGTTGTACACTTTGACAGTACTATACATTTTTTAGATGTCTTTAAAGAATGGCTAGAGAAAGAAAATCCTCTGATTCCCATAGAAATCATTATGACCAAAATTTGGTttatatggaaggaaagatgcaACAGAGTTTTTGATAATCAACAACAAACTTGCCAGCAAGTAGCTTTAGAGATACAGAGACACCTAGCTTTCTGGCATAAGGAAAAATACTTAGTTAAAAGTAAAGATTTGGTATCAGGAAACAAAGGAGATAAAATCTGGAAATTTCCAGAATCCCTACATAATAAACTAAACTTGGATGTTGCTTGGATATCAAGCAGTGTACCAACAGGCTTTGCTATAATCTTCAGAAATGATGCAGGTGAATTCACTCAAGGAAGAGCAGGACCAATCTCAGCAACTACCCCAGAAGAAGCGGAAGCTCTAGGATTCCTTCAGTCAGCTAAATGGGCAAGAGCTATGAAACTTTCTGATTTTAGTATGGAAGGAGACTGTAAGAACCTTTTTGATTATCTGAAGGGAGAGCCATCTCAAATCACCTGGCAGAACCAATCCATCATGGAAGAAGTGAAGGATGAAATTTCTTTTTGTAACAATTTTAAAGGTTTCCATTTCATTCCTAGAACAACAAATAATGTAGCTGACACACTAGCTAAGGAGGCTAGGCTCTTCAGAACTGCTATTAACTGGGATGCCAACCCTCCTTCTTGTATTCAGTATGttttagaagtagataaatctaatgtcAGGGTATCGTCCACATGCCCAGTACTAGATGTCTCTACTGGTTTTGATGTGAGGGTTACTAACTCCCAAAGTTAG